ACACCCTTTCACCCCCGTATAACAGCATCAAATCCTTTTAAATTATACGAGGTTTTTTTATTGAAGTGGCTCACTTTTTTCCTGGCGTTTTCCTTATTTATGGCTCACTATTATTCTAGCGTTTATACCTAAATTGTTAAATTACCTATTACTTGTTACAGTATGGAACAATTTACAACTTAATGATATACTTTTTTTGACAGCATGCAATTCCATGGTTGCTCAACTTCTAAGGAGGAGACTGTTTTGGACACCGTTTTAAGAGGGGCTGCTTTAATCGACGGCACCGGTGGTGATGTAATAGAAGATTCAATTATTAGTTTCAGGAATGGAACCATTACTCATGTGGGCACAGCAGCAGATTACAAGGTAGCCGGTCACACCGAGATTTATGACCTCTCCGGCAAATATATTATCCCCGGGCTTATTGATGTACACATTCACCTTGATCTACATGGCATGGCCGACACATACAGGGAAAACCTTGTGGAAAATAAGCTACGTGCCATTCGCTCCGCCACGGAAATGGAATTAACTGTTCTCGCCGGTTTTACCACTGTAAGGAATATGGGGTCCACAAATTACATTGACGTTGCGGTAAAAAGGGCAATAGAAGAAAACCTGATTAAAGGTCCCAGAATACTAACCAGCGGTAAAATTATTTGCATGAAATCTGCCGGTATTGAATATTTTCAGGGTATGTACCGTGAGGCTGACGGAGTTGATGAAAACCGCAAAGCGGCACGGGAACAACTTAAGGAAGGGGTTGATTTTTTAAAAGTTATGGCCACCGGGGCCATCATGAATCCCGGCGGCGTGCCTGGAGCACCACAACTGAATACGGAGGAAATCCGCGCAGTGGTAGAAGAAGGCATTAAGCTGTCCAAGTATACCGCTGCCCACGCGCACGGGGCACAAGGCATAAAAAACGCCATCCGGGCCGGTGTGAGAACCATCGAACACGGAACCCTGGCGGACGACGAGGCCATTGAAATGATGGTGGCTGATCAAATTTATATGGTTCCTACTCTAACTTCCAACTACTTAATGTTGCAACACGGAGAAGAGGAAGGCGTCCCGAGCTTTATGATGGAAAAGGCAGAAGAAGTGTCAGAGATCAGAGTACAAACAGCAAAGAAAGCCATTACGGCCGGCGTCAAAATAGCCATGGGAACAGATGCCGGTACCCCCTATAATTACCATGGAAAGAACAGCCTTGAAATGGTACGGTTTGTAGAAGAAAACTTGATGACCGAAATGGAGGCCCTTTGTGCTGCCACGCAAACGGCGGCAGAAACAATTGGCCTGGAAGATATGATAGGAACTCTGAAAACCGGAAAAACAGCAGATATTGTAGTACTTGAAAAAAATCCACTGACGGATATAAAGTGTCTGCTTAATGGAGAAAACATATATAAAGTCTTTAAAGAAGGGGTTTTAGTAAAATAAAGAATATACAAATAAATAGGAGAGATAAATAATTGCTGGAAACTAAAAAGATATTATTTATTTGCGATCAAAGTGACATTCCCATCATCGAAAGCAGCTTTTCCAATCAGCCAGGTTACAACATAACGCTGGAAACCTCAGAAAAAATAATCAACATTGGTGTAAAAGAATATCTCCGGGAAACCATTCATCTAATCAACAGTAACCCTGATATGTTTGACGCCGTTATTGGCACTCACGATTCATCAGCAGTATTTGCCGCTGTTATTTGTGAACAAACCGGTAAGATATTTGCTTCGATAAATGGTATTATTAATTGTCAAAACAAATATGTTTCGAGAACCATCCAATCAAGATGCGTTCCAGAATGTACTCCGGATTTTTGCTTAGATCGGGATTATCTCCAAGGTAATAGCAACATCGCTCCTGTTTTTGTTAAGCCTGCCCGTTCAAACGTATCCTTTTCCAGCCAACAGATTAATTCTCCTGACACCTTGCTGGAGTTGATTGCACAAAATACCGAAAAGATTATAGATTACAATGGGTATTTCGTTGATGCACTGGCCATCAGCACAGCTGAACAACCTCCCCAGAACTTGGAAACATTAAACCGCTTCCTTTGCGAAGAAGTAATTAAAGGAGACCAGGTTACAGTTGACGGCTATGTGTTCAATGATGACGTAAAAATATTTGGGGTGACTAAAGCCCATTTTTTTGGGGATGGCATTAGCTTCAAACACCATGAGTTTCCGTACGACTTAAATCCTGCCATGCAGTCTAAAATACACTCCATGGTAATAAACTTAATCCCGGCACTTGGTCTTAATAACACCTTTTTCAACGTGGAATTAAGGATTGATGAAACATTAGGAGAAATCAATATCATAGAAGTTAACAGCCGTATCGCCTTTCAGTTTGCAAAAACGATAAAAGCTGTAAGGGGTTTTGACCCGCTTCTTTGGCTTTGTGAAGTTGCCACCGGCAGAAAACCCACAGTAGATAAACACTGTGCACCTACGTTTAAATACTGTTATAATTTTGAACTCCGAAAGTTTAAAGACAAAAAAATTGTTAAAACTCCCATTAAGGCCAATCTGGAAGAAATAAAGATTTCATATCCTGAAATAGAGATTAGAAACATCGTAAAAGAAAACACATATCTTTCCGATTACAAACAGAATCCTGCCAGTTACAGATATTGTATTTTAGACATCCCCGGCAATAACCGGGAAGAAATAATGAATAAATTTGAACAGATTAAACCCATGTTGGGCTATCAATTCGAGGATATTTAAGGAAAGTAGTTTGTGTATAAGGGTTATGTGGGGTTCTTTTAGTTTTAGTTTTTTTTACGAAAATAGATTTTCATTCTAGTTTGTGTATATGGTTCATGTGAGTTTTAACGGGATAAGCGGGATAAAAGGCTTTGCATGTGAGGCTTTGGGGTAAACATTTTTTTTAGACAGGATTAACAGGATCTACAGGATTGTTAAAAGAATAGAAAAATACAATCGAAAGTCTTTATCACCTAAACAGAGCTTATGGACCAGTCCAATATATTAAAACAAATAATTTAAAAATGTTTTTTAAGACCCCAAAGCACTACCCTAAAGCATCCTGCAAATCCTGTAATCCTGTCAAAGAAAAAAAGACCCATAAGCCAAGACCCAAACAATACTTTTAAGCAAGGAAGCAAGAGGACTCGTCGGGGACTGCTGAAAAAGTCCAGATTCATGTCATTCTGAATGAAACGAAGTGAAATGAAGAATCTTAAGAGTCGCATAAATACTCAGGTTCTTCGCTGCACTCAGAATGACAATCTTGGCT
The genomic region above belongs to Bacillota bacterium and contains:
- a CDS encoding amidohydrolase family protein, whose amino-acid sequence is MQFHGCSTSKEETVLDTVLRGAALIDGTGGDVIEDSIISFRNGTITHVGTAADYKVAGHTEIYDLSGKYIIPGLIDVHIHLDLHGMADTYRENLVENKLRAIRSATEMELTVLAGFTTVRNMGSTNYIDVAVKRAIEENLIKGPRILTSGKIICMKSAGIEYFQGMYREADGVDENRKAAREQLKEGVDFLKVMATGAIMNPGGVPGAPQLNTEEIRAVVEEGIKLSKYTAAHAHGAQGIKNAIRAGVRTIEHGTLADDEAIEMMVADQIYMVPTLTSNYLMLQHGEEEGVPSFMMEKAEEVSEIRVQTAKKAITAGVKIAMGTDAGTPYNYHGKNSLEMVRFVEENLMTEMEALCAATQTAAETIGLEDMIGTLKTGKTADIVVLEKNPLTDIKCLLNGENIYKVFKEGVLVK
- a CDS encoding ATP-grasp domain-containing protein — translated: MLETKKILFICDQSDIPIIESSFSNQPGYNITLETSEKIINIGVKEYLRETIHLINSNPDMFDAVIGTHDSSAVFAAVICEQTGKIFASINGIINCQNKYVSRTIQSRCVPECTPDFCLDRDYLQGNSNIAPVFVKPARSNVSFSSQQINSPDTLLELIAQNTEKIIDYNGYFVDALAISTAEQPPQNLETLNRFLCEEVIKGDQVTVDGYVFNDDVKIFGVTKAHFFGDGISFKHHEFPYDLNPAMQSKIHSMVINLIPALGLNNTFFNVELRIDETLGEINIIEVNSRIAFQFAKTIKAVRGFDPLLWLCEVATGRKPTVDKHCAPTFKYCYNFELRKFKDKKIVKTPIKANLEEIKISYPEIEIRNIVKENTYLSDYKQNPASYRYCILDIPGNNREEIMNKFEQIKPMLGYQFEDI